Proteins found in one Mytilus edulis chromosome 2, xbMytEdul2.2, whole genome shotgun sequence genomic segment:
- the LOC139513064 gene encoding argininosuccinate synthase-like isoform X1, with product MTSESKRVILAYSGGLDTSCILVWLIEEGYDVIAFCADVGQEEDFEAAKEKAKKLGAKKMIVADVSREFVTDFIWPGIQGNVTYEDRYLLGTALARPCIAKAMIKVANEEGAQYISHGATGKGNDQIRFELAAYALHPSIKVISPWRMPEFFNRFKGRKDLFEYAKLHNISLPVNPKAPWSMDANLMHISYESGVLENPNTEAPKDMYQMTTDPEKSPDEADVLSIGFENGVPVKVTNQKTKESMTDPLELFIYLNKIGGKHGVGRIDIVENRFIGMKSRGVYETPGGTILLVAHTDIEVFTMDREVRRIKRDLDIKFADQVYRGFWFSPECEFTRTCIQKSQDGVTGSVNLKIYKGCVYVLGRTSPTSLYNEELVSMDVQGDYEPTDATGFIKINALRLREFQRLRSLSNK from the exons ATGACAAGTGAAAGCAAGCGAGTTATTTTGGCCTACAGTGGAGGATTGGATACTTCTTGTATACTAGTTTGGCTCATTGAAGAAGGTTATGACGTTATCGCGTTCTGT GCAGATGTTGGACAGGAAGAAGACTTTGAAGCAGCAAAGGAAAAGGCAAAAAAACTTGGAGCAAAAAAG ATGATAGTTGCTGATGTCAGCAGAGAATTCGTAACAGATTTTATATGGCCTGGTATTCAAGGCAACGTAACTTATGAAGATCGATATCTCCTTGGTACCGCTTTAGCTAGACCATGTATTGCCAA AGCAATGATTAAGGTAGCAAATGAAGAAGGAGCTCAATACATTTCCCATGGTGCAACTGGAAAAGGAAATGATCAAATACGATTTGAATTAGCAGCTTATGCATTACACCCTTCCATAAAG GTAATTTCACCATGGAGAATGCCAGAGTTTTTCAATAGATTCAAAGGACGAAAAGACTTATTTGAATATGCAAAA CTTCACAATATTTCACTCCCAGTAAACCCTAAAGCACCATGGAGTATGGATGCAAACCTTATGCATATAAG CTATGAGTCTGGCGTTTTAGAAAACCCAAATACAGAAGCTCCAAAAGATATGTACCAAATGACAACAGACCCTGAAAAATCTCCAGATGAAGCCGATGTATTAAGCATTGGTTTTGAAAATG GAGTACCAGTAAAagtaaccaatcagaagacaaaGGAATCCATGACTGATCCTTTAGAACTTTTCATTTATCTTAACAAAATAGG AGGTAAACATGGAGTAGGTAGAATCGATATTGTCGAAAACAGGTTTATTGGAATGAAATCAAGAg GCGTTTATGAAACTCCAGGCGGTACAATACTTCTAGTAGCACACACGGATATAGAAGTTTTTACAATGGACAGG GAAGTAAGGAGAATAAAAAGAGACCTTGATATCAAGTTTGCTGATCAAGTATACAGAG GATTTTGGTTCAGTCCTGAATGTGAGTTTACACGTACGTGCATACAGAAGAGCCAGGACGGTGTAACAGGTTCTGTTAATCTAAAAATCTACAAAGGTTGTGTCTACGTTCTTGGTAGAACGTCACCAACATCTCTCTACAATGAGGAATTAGTTAG TATGGATGTTCAAGGTGATTATGAACCAACAGATGCAACCGGTTTTATCAAGATAAATGCTTTacg aCTTCGAGAATTCCAGCGACTTAGAAGTTTGTCCAACAAATAA
- the LOC139513064 gene encoding argininosuccinate synthase-like isoform X3 has translation MTLSRSVQMLDRKKTLKQQRKRQKNLEQKKMIVADVSREFVTDFIWPGIQGNVTYEDRYLLGTALARPCIAKAMIKVANEEGAQYISHGATGKGNDQIRFELAAYALHPSIKVISPWRMPEFFNRFKGRKDLFEYAKLHNISLPVNPKAPWSMDANLMHISYESGVLENPNTEAPKDMYQMTTDPEKSPDEADVLSIGFENGVPVKVTNQKTKESMTDPLELFIYLNKIGGKHGVGRIDIVENRFIGMKSRGVYETPGGTILLVAHTDIEVFTMDREVRRIKRDLDIKFADQVYRGFWFSPECEFTRTCIQKSQDGVTGSVNLKIYKGCVYVLGRTSPTSLYNEELVSMDVQGDYEPTDATGFIKINALRLREFQRLRSLSNK, from the exons ATGACGTTATCGCGTTCTGT GCAGATGTTGGACAGGAAGAAGACTTTGAAGCAGCAAAGGAAAAGGCAAAAAAACTTGGAGCAAAAAA AGATGATAGTTGCTGATGTCAGCAGAGAATTCGTAACAGATTTTATATGGCCTGGTATTCAAGGCAACGTAACTTATGAAGATCGATATCTCCTTGGTACCGCTTTAGCTAGACCATGTATTGCCAA AGCAATGATTAAGGTAGCAAATGAAGAAGGAGCTCAATACATTTCCCATGGTGCAACTGGAAAAGGAAATGATCAAATACGATTTGAATTAGCAGCTTATGCATTACACCCTTCCATAAAG GTAATTTCACCATGGAGAATGCCAGAGTTTTTCAATAGATTCAAAGGACGAAAAGACTTATTTGAATATGCAAAA CTTCACAATATTTCACTCCCAGTAAACCCTAAAGCACCATGGAGTATGGATGCAAACCTTATGCATATAAG CTATGAGTCTGGCGTTTTAGAAAACCCAAATACAGAAGCTCCAAAAGATATGTACCAAATGACAACAGACCCTGAAAAATCTCCAGATGAAGCCGATGTATTAAGCATTGGTTTTGAAAATG GAGTACCAGTAAAagtaaccaatcagaagacaaaGGAATCCATGACTGATCCTTTAGAACTTTTCATTTATCTTAACAAAATAGG AGGTAAACATGGAGTAGGTAGAATCGATATTGTCGAAAACAGGTTTATTGGAATGAAATCAAGAg GCGTTTATGAAACTCCAGGCGGTACAATACTTCTAGTAGCACACACGGATATAGAAGTTTTTACAATGGACAGG GAAGTAAGGAGAATAAAAAGAGACCTTGATATCAAGTTTGCTGATCAAGTATACAGAG GATTTTGGTTCAGTCCTGAATGTGAGTTTACACGTACGTGCATACAGAAGAGCCAGGACGGTGTAACAGGTTCTGTTAATCTAAAAATCTACAAAGGTTGTGTCTACGTTCTTGGTAGAACGTCACCAACATCTCTCTACAATGAGGAATTAGTTAG TATGGATGTTCAAGGTGATTATGAACCAACAGATGCAACCGGTTTTATCAAGATAAATGCTTTacg aCTTCGAGAATTCCAGCGACTTAGAAGTTTGTCCAACAAATAA